The Nocardia sp. NBC_01503 sequence CGAGATCGATCCGATGGCGGATCTGGTTCGGGTGCACCGGCTCTGCGTATTGCGTGCGGCCGATCTCGGGCTGGATCCCGATCATCCGCGTAGCCTGACTCGCTCAGTGGTTCTCGATTCCTGAGCAGTCCAAGATTTCCTGAGCGGAGCCCGATCATGAACCTGCAACCCGTCATCGGACTCGGCGCGGACGCGCTCGTACTCGGCCTGGACGTCGGCGGCACCACCATAAAAGCCGAGATCACCGATGCCGCGGGCGCGGTACTGACCGCCGGGGATCAGCCCACCCCGCGCGGTGCGGCGGCCTTCGACGCCATGCTGGAGCTCGGAGATGCCCTGCTGGACAAGCTCTCCGAGACCGAACGGGCACGGGTGCAGCGGGCGGCGGTGCTACTGCCCGGCGTGGTCGACACCGCCAACTCCATCGCGGTGTTCAGCGCCAATATCGGCTGGCGCGATATCGAGGTGGGTTCACGCTTCACCGACCGGTGGGGCATGCCGGTACTGCTCGAGCATGATGTCGCCGCCGCCGGCTGGGCGGAGTGGCGCTTCGGTGCGGGCAATGACCGGCAGTCGGTCTGCGTGGTGATCATCGGCACCGGAATCAGCGGAACGCTCTCCGTCGGTGGACGATTCGTGCGCGGTGCGATCGGCCAGGCCGGCGAATACGGCCATATCTCGGTGCGCCGGGGCGGGCTGCCCTGCCCGTGCGGCAATACCGGATGTGTGGAGACCGTGGCCTCGGCCGCCG is a genomic window containing:
- a CDS encoding ROK family protein → MNLQPVIGLGADALVLGLDVGGTTIKAEITDAAGAVLTAGDQPTPRGAAAFDAMLELGDALLDKLSETERARVQRAAVLLPGVVDTANSIAVFSANIGWRDIEVGSRFTDRWGMPVLLEHDVAAAGWAEWRFGAGNDRQSVCVVIIGTGISGTLSVGGRFVRGAIGQAGEYGHISVRRGGLPCPCGNTGCVETVASAAAIARAYTRRTDIECDSAAMVFDRIGHDEDARAVVAEAVDALADGLLGVIHAVCPERIVLGGGLAGAGDALAQPLHRALTDRLRVVPVPEVVIGAFGARAGLTGAALFARYGVLA